In Aegilops tauschii subsp. strangulata cultivar AL8/78 chromosome 3, Aet v6.0, whole genome shotgun sequence, one genomic interval encodes:
- the LOC109749605 gene encoding uncharacterized protein isoform X4: protein MAAAAFSIREYAASMRGGTAKEGRRFLGIEDLPPLGAPRCRWWADELASTVAAAAAAVASSRRAQGKAKPPKKRSISDLFAAAPPLAVPPAGDTGCKEQMDLDGDEALCAIARRAKEEKKRKRKLQEEEEGQKEETAAVDAAPESSGGREPEGNFAARKEALENPNLFDGLDTHSLQKPEASQHHREEREKISERRKQGKINNITKKKANTQKHIGNSKADKVGKPRDLENFIPRHGILKCTKHTSVKMVKEKRGNSEGKEVIELCRKSVKRVKFSEADAILELPERQSLCKMFSDVMASSSSSSSSSSSFTSTEGDKCVTAESGSSHMPMEASTKAKANKNSDHEDSPDKSITAESGSSHMPMEASTKAKANKNSDHEDSPDKSITAESGTSHIAMEAFTKTKEVNKNSDHEDSPEAGNREMAAPLIDLNMALPEPTELDQRLESEQSTADLERITNSSLAGTLLHGEAIKVSDVDAAGSPLSLTELAETRRGCSNVSVKDTMTMSTSPCALPDHTVPDSFRQHQSWFSTSGKFSSWPSHESNVSHSKEFNFRSELNIPRENGPSTGPTVRLMGKDLSVCTTRAESFSETAQKHTGTFTNDYLKANVFLPQQGRPFLSLQAQNFPKDTANSTSIIHASTYHASASQARTTHDYGHPVPAANVLSGDQLTYENRFFDFSNSQTNRPFLLGCPPPLNRGSTASQQNSPSRRYYSDPIPRTEPPTASPLPTTRQHGTSSLGFHANLPQQHVVHPASSSVCRLNSVDFTFNHPDRVVHTPSNSIRDATLSARNTDNTVGSAVLGNFNASPSGRYVQKRSGPVKLTPGAKHVLVPNDSTGDGDSAPVYSCVSFGSRSTNAAGPQNKGA from the exons ATGGCCGCCGCCGCGTTCTCCATCAG GGAGTACGCGGCGAGCATGAGGGGCGGGACGGCGAAGGAGGGGCGGCGTTTCTTGGGAATCGAGGATCTCCCGCCTCTCGGAGCGCCGAGGTGCCGGTGGTGGGCGGACGAGCTCGCCTCCACCGTGGCTGCTGCAGCTGCGGCGGTGGCGTCCTCGAGGAGGGCGCAAGGGAAGGCGAAGCCGCCGAAGAAGCGGTCCATCTCCGACCTCTTCGCCGCGGCGCCCCCTTTGGCCGTGCCCCCCGCCGGTGATACCGGATGCAAAGAGCAAATGGATTTGGACGGCGACGAGGCGCTGTGCGCGATCGCGAGGCGGGCGAAGGAGGAGAAGAAACGAAAGAGAAAGCTGCAAGAAGAGGAGGAGGGGCAGAAGGAGGAGACGGCGGCAGTTGATGCCGCGCCGGAGAGCAGCGGAGGCCGAGAGCCCGAGGGGAATTTCGCTGCAAGAAAG GAAGCACTTGAAAATCCAAACCTGTTTGATGGACTGGATACTCACTCATTACAGAAACCTGAGGCTTCACAACATCACAGAGAAGAGAGAGAAAAGATATCTGAGAGAAGGAAGCAGGGGAAGATCAATAATATAACCAAGAAGAAGGCTAACACACAAAAGCACATCGGCAACAGTAAAGCTGACAAAGTGGGGAAACCACGAGATCTAGAAAATTTTATCCCTAGGCATGGCATTCTAAAGTGCACAAAGCACACATCAGTGAAAATGGTCAAGGAGAAACGTGGCAATTCAGAAGGCAAGGAAGTAATAGAACTCTGCCGCAAATCAGTGAAACGTGTCAAATTCTCAGAAGCAGATGCTATACTTGAGCTACCAGAACGACAAAGTCTCTGCAAGATGTTTTCAGATGTTATGGCTTCTtcatcgtcgtcctcgtcatcatcatcatcattcacGTCTACCGAAGGAGACAAATGCGTAACTGCAGAAAGTGGTAGTTCTCATATGCCCATGGAAGCTTCCACTAAGGCGAAAGCAAATAAGAATTCAGATCATGAGGATTCTCCTGACAAAAGCATAACTGCAGAAAGTGGTAGTTCTCATATGCCCATGGAAGCTTCCACTAAGGCGAAAGCAAATAAGAATTCAGATCATGAGGATTCTCCTGACAAAAGCATAACTGCAGAAAGTGGTACTTCTCATATTGCCATGGAAGCTTTCACTAAGACGAAAGAAGTAAATAAGAATTCAGATCATGAGGATTCTCCTGAGGCTGGTAACAGAGAGATGGCCGCTCCTCTCATTGATCTGAATATGGCGTTACCGGAACCTACTGAACTGGACCAAAG GCTGGAAAGCGAACAATCTACTGCTGACTTGGAAAGAATAACGAATTCAAGTTTGGCAGGCACATTATTGCATGGTGAGGCGATAAAAGTTTCTGATGTAGATGCTGCTGGTTCTCCATTGAGCTTAACTGAACTTGCAGAGACTCGTCGTGGTTGCAGTAATGTTTCAGTAAAAGATACTATGACTATGAGTACGTCTCCTTGTGCATTGCCAGATCACACAGTTCCGGATTCATTTCGGCAGCACCAGAGTTGGTTTTCCACAAGCGGCAAATTTTCTTCCTGGCCATCTCATGAATCTAATGTGTCACACAGTAAGGAGTTCAATTTTCGTTCTGAGTTGAACATTCCGCGTGAGAATGGACCTTCCACAGGACCGACAGTTCGTTTGATGGGTAAAGATCTTTCAGTTTGCACGACCAGAGCTGAATCGTTTTCCGAGACTGCGCAGAAGCATACAGGTACTTTTACCAATGACTATCTCAAGGCAAATGTGTTCTTGCCACAACAAGGACGGCCTTTTCTCTCTTTACAAGCTCAGAATTTCCCCAAGGATACAGCAAATTCCACCAGTATAATTCATGCTTCAACATATCATGCAAGCGCAAGTCAGGCACGGACTACACATGATTATGGCCACCCTGTCCCGGCAGCTAATGTACTTTCTGGAGATCAGTTGACATATGAGAACAGGTTTTTTGATTTTTCAAACTCGCAGACCAATCGGCCTTTTCTATTGGGGTGCCCACCTCCTCTCAATCGTGGCAGTACAGCATCCCAACAGAATTCCCCGTCGCGCCGTTATTACTCTGATCCTATCCCTAGGACAGAACCACCCACAGCATCACCTTTGCCTACAACCAGACAGCATGGTACATCATCTTTAGGTTTCCATGCCAATTTGCCTCAGCAACATGTTGTGCATCCAGCAAGCTCGTCAGTTTGTCGTCTTAATTCTGTGGATTTTACATTCAACCATCCAGACCGGGTAGTTCATACACCTTCCAACAGCATAAGAGATGCAACCCTTTCGGCAAGAAATACAGATAACACAGTGGGGAGCGCTGTTCTTGGCAATTTTAATGCTTCACCTAGTGGTCGGTATGTGCAGAAGAGATCAGGGCCAGTGAAGCTCACTCCTGGGGCGAAGCatgtactggtgccaaacgataGCACAGGTGACGGCGATTCTGCGCCTGTGTACTCCTGTGTTTCGTTCGGAAGTAGGAGCACAAATGCTGCAGGTCCTCAGAACAAAGGAGCATGA
- the LOC109749605 gene encoding uncharacterized protein isoform X2, with translation MAAAAFSIREYAASMRGGTAKEGRRFLGIEDLPPLGAPRCRWWADELASTVAAAAAAVASSRRAQGKAKPPKKRSISDLFAAAPPLAVPPAGDTGCKEQMDLDGDEALCAIARRAKEEKKRKRKLQEEEEGQKEETAAVDAAPESSGGREPEGNFAARKEALENPNLFDGLDTHSLQKPEASQHHREEREKISERRKQGKINNITKKKANTQKHIGNSKADKVGKPRDLENFIPRHGILKCTKHTSVKMVKEKRGNSEGKEVIELCRKSVKRVKFSEADAILELPERQSLCKMFSDVMASSSSSSSSSSSFTSTEGDKCVTAESGSSHMPMEASTKAKANKNSDHEDSPDKSITAESGSSHMPMEASTKAKANKNSDHEDSPDKSITAESGTSHIAMEAFTKTKEVNKNSDHEDSPEAGNREMAAPLIDLNMALPEPTELDQRYDSYSEVLNLEHTHEETLSSNVQLHDGRENLKIFSVDSHRLESEQSTADLERITNSSLAGTLLHGEAIKVSDVDAAGSPLSLTELAETRRGCSNVSVKDTMTMSTSPCALPDHTVPDSFRQHQSWFSTSGKFSSWPSHESNVSHSKEFNFRSELNIPRENGPSTGPTVRLMGKDLSVCTTRAESFSETAQKHTGTFTNDYLKANVFLPQQGRPFLSLQAQNFPKDTANSTSIIHASTYHASASQARTTHDYGHPVPAANVLSGDQLTYENRFFDFSNSQTNRPFLLGCPPPLNRGSTASQQNSPSRRYYSDPIPRTEPPTASPLPTTRQHGTSSLGFHANLPQQHVVHPASSSVCRLNSVDFTFNHPDRVVHTPSNSIRDATLSARNTDNTVGSAVLGNFNASPSGRYVQKRSGPVKLTPGAKHVLVPNDSTGDGDSAPVYSCVSFGSRSTNAAGPQNKGA, from the exons ATGGCCGCCGCCGCGTTCTCCATCAG GGAGTACGCGGCGAGCATGAGGGGCGGGACGGCGAAGGAGGGGCGGCGTTTCTTGGGAATCGAGGATCTCCCGCCTCTCGGAGCGCCGAGGTGCCGGTGGTGGGCGGACGAGCTCGCCTCCACCGTGGCTGCTGCAGCTGCGGCGGTGGCGTCCTCGAGGAGGGCGCAAGGGAAGGCGAAGCCGCCGAAGAAGCGGTCCATCTCCGACCTCTTCGCCGCGGCGCCCCCTTTGGCCGTGCCCCCCGCCGGTGATACCGGATGCAAAGAGCAAATGGATTTGGACGGCGACGAGGCGCTGTGCGCGATCGCGAGGCGGGCGAAGGAGGAGAAGAAACGAAAGAGAAAGCTGCAAGAAGAGGAGGAGGGGCAGAAGGAGGAGACGGCGGCAGTTGATGCCGCGCCGGAGAGCAGCGGAGGCCGAGAGCCCGAGGGGAATTTCGCTGCAAGAAAG GAAGCACTTGAAAATCCAAACCTGTTTGATGGACTGGATACTCACTCATTACAGAAACCTGAGGCTTCACAACATCACAGAGAAGAGAGAGAAAAGATATCTGAGAGAAGGAAGCAGGGGAAGATCAATAATATAACCAAGAAGAAGGCTAACACACAAAAGCACATCGGCAACAGTAAAGCTGACAAAGTGGGGAAACCACGAGATCTAGAAAATTTTATCCCTAGGCATGGCATTCTAAAGTGCACAAAGCACACATCAGTGAAAATGGTCAAGGAGAAACGTGGCAATTCAGAAGGCAAGGAAGTAATAGAACTCTGCCGCAAATCAGTGAAACGTGTCAAATTCTCAGAAGCAGATGCTATACTTGAGCTACCAGAACGACAAAGTCTCTGCAAGATGTTTTCAGATGTTATGGCTTCTtcatcgtcgtcctcgtcatcatcatcatcattcacGTCTACCGAAGGAGACAAATGCGTAACTGCAGAAAGTGGTAGTTCTCATATGCCCATGGAAGCTTCCACTAAGGCGAAAGCAAATAAGAATTCAGATCATGAGGATTCTCCTGACAAAAGCATAACTGCAGAAAGTGGTAGTTCTCATATGCCCATGGAAGCTTCCACTAAGGCGAAAGCAAATAAGAATTCAGATCATGAGGATTCTCCTGACAAAAGCATAACTGCAGAAAGTGGTACTTCTCATATTGCCATGGAAGCTTTCACTAAGACGAAAGAAGTAAATAAGAATTCAGATCATGAGGATTCTCCTGAGGCTGGTAACAGAGAGATGGCCGCTCCTCTCATTGATCTGAATATGGCGTTACCGGAACCTACTGAACTGGACCAAAGGTATGATTCATATTCAGAGGTGCTAAATCTGGAGCATACACATGAGGAAACTTTAAGTTCTAATGTCCAATTGCATGATGGGAGAGAAAACCTGAAGATTTTTTCTGTTGATTCACATAGGCTGGAAAGCGAACAATCTACTGCTGACTTGGAAAGAATAACGAATTCAAGTTTGGCAGGCACATTATTGCATGGTGAGGCGATAAAAGTTTCTGATGTAGATGCTGCTGGTTCTCCATTGAGCTTAACTGAACTTGCAGAGACTCGTCGTGGTTGCAGTAATGTTTCAGTAAAAGATACTATGACTATGAGTACGTCTCCTTGTGCATTGCCAGATCACACAGTTCCGGATTCATTTCGGCAGCACCAGAGTTGGTTTTCCACAAGCGGCAAATTTTCTTCCTGGCCATCTCATGAATCTAATGTGTCACACAGTAAGGAGTTCAATTTTCGTTCTGAGTTGAACATTCCGCGTGAGAATGGACCTTCCACAGGACCGACAGTTCGTTTGATGGGTAAAGATCTTTCAGTTTGCACGACCAGAGCTGAATCGTTTTCCGAGACTGCGCAGAAGCATACAGGTACTTTTACCAATGACTATCTCAAGGCAAATGTGTTCTTGCCACAACAAGGACGGCCTTTTCTCTCTTTACAAGCTCAGAATTTCCCCAAGGATACAGCAAATTCCACCAGTATAATTCATGCTTCAACATATCATGCAAGCGCAAGTCAGGCACGGACTACACATGATTATGGCCACCCTGTCCCGGCAGCTAATGTACTTTCTGGAGATCAGTTGACATATGAGAACAGGTTTTTTGATTTTTCAAACTCGCAGACCAATCGGCCTTTTCTATTGGGGTGCCCACCTCCTCTCAATCGTGGCAGTACAGCATCCCAACAGAATTCCCCGTCGCGCCGTTATTACTCTGATCCTATCCCTAGGACAGAACCACCCACAGCATCACCTTTGCCTACAACCAGACAGCATGGTACATCATCTTTAGGTTTCCATGCCAATTTGCCTCAGCAACATGTTGTGCATCCAGCAAGCTCGTCAGTTTGTCGTCTTAATTCTGTGGATTTTACATTCAACCATCCAGACCGGGTAGTTCATACACCTTCCAACAGCATAAGAGATGCAACCCTTTCGGCAAGAAATACAGATAACACAGTGGGGAGCGCTGTTCTTGGCAATTTTAATGCTTCACCTAGTGGTCGGTATGTGCAGAAGAGATCAGGGCCAGTGAAGCTCACTCCTGGGGCGAAGCatgtactggtgccaaacgataGCACAGGTGACGGCGATTCTGCGCCTGTGTACTCCTGTGTTTCGTTCGGAAGTAGGAGCACAAATGCTGCAGGTCCTCAGAACAAAGGAGCATGA
- the LOC109749605 gene encoding uncharacterized protein isoform X1 → MAAAAFSIREYAASMRGGTAKEGRRFLGIEDLPPLGAPRCRWWADELASTVAAAAAAVASSRRAQGKAKPPKKRSISDLFAAAPPLAVPPAGDTGCKEQMDLDGDEALCAIARRAKEEKKRKRKLQEEEEGQKEETAAVDAAPESSGGREPEGNFAARKCSSILQEALENPNLFDGLDTHSLQKPEASQHHREEREKISERRKQGKINNITKKKANTQKHIGNSKADKVGKPRDLENFIPRHGILKCTKHTSVKMVKEKRGNSEGKEVIELCRKSVKRVKFSEADAILELPERQSLCKMFSDVMASSSSSSSSSSSFTSTEGDKCVTAESGSSHMPMEASTKAKANKNSDHEDSPDKSITAESGSSHMPMEASTKAKANKNSDHEDSPDKSITAESGTSHIAMEAFTKTKEVNKNSDHEDSPEAGNREMAAPLIDLNMALPEPTELDQRYDSYSEVLNLEHTHEETLSSNVQLHDGRENLKIFSVDSHRLESEQSTADLERITNSSLAGTLLHGEAIKVSDVDAAGSPLSLTELAETRRGCSNVSVKDTMTMSTSPCALPDHTVPDSFRQHQSWFSTSGKFSSWPSHESNVSHSKEFNFRSELNIPRENGPSTGPTVRLMGKDLSVCTTRAESFSETAQKHTGTFTNDYLKANVFLPQQGRPFLSLQAQNFPKDTANSTSIIHASTYHASASQARTTHDYGHPVPAANVLSGDQLTYENRFFDFSNSQTNRPFLLGCPPPLNRGSTASQQNSPSRRYYSDPIPRTEPPTASPLPTTRQHGTSSLGFHANLPQQHVVHPASSSVCRLNSVDFTFNHPDRVVHTPSNSIRDATLSARNTDNTVGSAVLGNFNASPSGRYVQKRSGPVKLTPGAKHVLVPNDSTGDGDSAPVYSCVSFGSRSTNAAGPQNKGA, encoded by the exons ATGGCCGCCGCCGCGTTCTCCATCAG GGAGTACGCGGCGAGCATGAGGGGCGGGACGGCGAAGGAGGGGCGGCGTTTCTTGGGAATCGAGGATCTCCCGCCTCTCGGAGCGCCGAGGTGCCGGTGGTGGGCGGACGAGCTCGCCTCCACCGTGGCTGCTGCAGCTGCGGCGGTGGCGTCCTCGAGGAGGGCGCAAGGGAAGGCGAAGCCGCCGAAGAAGCGGTCCATCTCCGACCTCTTCGCCGCGGCGCCCCCTTTGGCCGTGCCCCCCGCCGGTGATACCGGATGCAAAGAGCAAATGGATTTGGACGGCGACGAGGCGCTGTGCGCGATCGCGAGGCGGGCGAAGGAGGAGAAGAAACGAAAGAGAAAGCTGCAAGAAGAGGAGGAGGGGCAGAAGGAGGAGACGGCGGCAGTTGATGCCGCGCCGGAGAGCAGCGGAGGCCGAGAGCCCGAGGGGAATTTCGCTGCAAGAAAG TGCTCTTCAATTCTGCAGGAAGCACTTGAAAATCCAAACCTGTTTGATGGACTGGATACTCACTCATTACAGAAACCTGAGGCTTCACAACATCACAGAGAAGAGAGAGAAAAGATATCTGAGAGAAGGAAGCAGGGGAAGATCAATAATATAACCAAGAAGAAGGCTAACACACAAAAGCACATCGGCAACAGTAAAGCTGACAAAGTGGGGAAACCACGAGATCTAGAAAATTTTATCCCTAGGCATGGCATTCTAAAGTGCACAAAGCACACATCAGTGAAAATGGTCAAGGAGAAACGTGGCAATTCAGAAGGCAAGGAAGTAATAGAACTCTGCCGCAAATCAGTGAAACGTGTCAAATTCTCAGAAGCAGATGCTATACTTGAGCTACCAGAACGACAAAGTCTCTGCAAGATGTTTTCAGATGTTATGGCTTCTtcatcgtcgtcctcgtcatcatcatcatcattcacGTCTACCGAAGGAGACAAATGCGTAACTGCAGAAAGTGGTAGTTCTCATATGCCCATGGAAGCTTCCACTAAGGCGAAAGCAAATAAGAATTCAGATCATGAGGATTCTCCTGACAAAAGCATAACTGCAGAAAGTGGTAGTTCTCATATGCCCATGGAAGCTTCCACTAAGGCGAAAGCAAATAAGAATTCAGATCATGAGGATTCTCCTGACAAAAGCATAACTGCAGAAAGTGGTACTTCTCATATTGCCATGGAAGCTTTCACTAAGACGAAAGAAGTAAATAAGAATTCAGATCATGAGGATTCTCCTGAGGCTGGTAACAGAGAGATGGCCGCTCCTCTCATTGATCTGAATATGGCGTTACCGGAACCTACTGAACTGGACCAAAGGTATGATTCATATTCAGAGGTGCTAAATCTGGAGCATACACATGAGGAAACTTTAAGTTCTAATGTCCAATTGCATGATGGGAGAGAAAACCTGAAGATTTTTTCTGTTGATTCACATAGGCTGGAAAGCGAACAATCTACTGCTGACTTGGAAAGAATAACGAATTCAAGTTTGGCAGGCACATTATTGCATGGTGAGGCGATAAAAGTTTCTGATGTAGATGCTGCTGGTTCTCCATTGAGCTTAACTGAACTTGCAGAGACTCGTCGTGGTTGCAGTAATGTTTCAGTAAAAGATACTATGACTATGAGTACGTCTCCTTGTGCATTGCCAGATCACACAGTTCCGGATTCATTTCGGCAGCACCAGAGTTGGTTTTCCACAAGCGGCAAATTTTCTTCCTGGCCATCTCATGAATCTAATGTGTCACACAGTAAGGAGTTCAATTTTCGTTCTGAGTTGAACATTCCGCGTGAGAATGGACCTTCCACAGGACCGACAGTTCGTTTGATGGGTAAAGATCTTTCAGTTTGCACGACCAGAGCTGAATCGTTTTCCGAGACTGCGCAGAAGCATACAGGTACTTTTACCAATGACTATCTCAAGGCAAATGTGTTCTTGCCACAACAAGGACGGCCTTTTCTCTCTTTACAAGCTCAGAATTTCCCCAAGGATACAGCAAATTCCACCAGTATAATTCATGCTTCAACATATCATGCAAGCGCAAGTCAGGCACGGACTACACATGATTATGGCCACCCTGTCCCGGCAGCTAATGTACTTTCTGGAGATCAGTTGACATATGAGAACAGGTTTTTTGATTTTTCAAACTCGCAGACCAATCGGCCTTTTCTATTGGGGTGCCCACCTCCTCTCAATCGTGGCAGTACAGCATCCCAACAGAATTCCCCGTCGCGCCGTTATTACTCTGATCCTATCCCTAGGACAGAACCACCCACAGCATCACCTTTGCCTACAACCAGACAGCATGGTACATCATCTTTAGGTTTCCATGCCAATTTGCCTCAGCAACATGTTGTGCATCCAGCAAGCTCGTCAGTTTGTCGTCTTAATTCTGTGGATTTTACATTCAACCATCCAGACCGGGTAGTTCATACACCTTCCAACAGCATAAGAGATGCAACCCTTTCGGCAAGAAATACAGATAACACAGTGGGGAGCGCTGTTCTTGGCAATTTTAATGCTTCACCTAGTGGTCGGTATGTGCAGAAGAGATCAGGGCCAGTGAAGCTCACTCCTGGGGCGAAGCatgtactggtgccaaacgataGCACAGGTGACGGCGATTCTGCGCCTGTGTACTCCTGTGTTTCGTTCGGAAGTAGGAGCACAAATGCTGCAGGTCCTCAGAACAAAGGAGCATGA
- the LOC109749605 gene encoding uncharacterized protein isoform X3, with product MAAAAFSIREYAASMRGGTAKEGRRFLGIEDLPPLGAPRCRWWADELASTVAAAAAAVASSRRAQGKAKPPKKRSISDLFAAAPPLAVPPAGDTGCKEQMDLDGDEALCAIARRAKEEKKRKRKLQEEEEGQKEETAAVDAAPESSGGREPEGNFAARKCSSILQEALENPNLFDGLDTHSLQKPEASQHHREEREKISERRKQGKINNITKKKANTQKHIGNSKADKVGKPRDLENFIPRHGILKCTKHTSVKMVKEKRGNSEGKEVIELCRKSVKRVKFSEADAILELPERQSLCKMFSDVMASSSSSSSSSSSFTSTEGDKCVTAESGSSHMPMEASTKAKANKNSDHEDSPDKSITAESGSSHMPMEASTKAKANKNSDHEDSPDKSITAESGTSHIAMEAFTKTKEVNKNSDHEDSPEAGNREMAAPLIDLNMALPEPTELDQRLESEQSTADLERITNSSLAGTLLHGEAIKVSDVDAAGSPLSLTELAETRRGCSNVSVKDTMTMSTSPCALPDHTVPDSFRQHQSWFSTSGKFSSWPSHESNVSHSKEFNFRSELNIPRENGPSTGPTVRLMGKDLSVCTTRAESFSETAQKHTGTFTNDYLKANVFLPQQGRPFLSLQAQNFPKDTANSTSIIHASTYHASASQARTTHDYGHPVPAANVLSGDQLTYENRFFDFSNSQTNRPFLLGCPPPLNRGSTASQQNSPSRRYYSDPIPRTEPPTASPLPTTRQHGTSSLGFHANLPQQHVVHPASSSVCRLNSVDFTFNHPDRVVHTPSNSIRDATLSARNTDNTVGSAVLGNFNASPSGRYVQKRSGPVKLTPGAKHVLVPNDSTGDGDSAPVYSCVSFGSRSTNAAGPQNKGA from the exons ATGGCCGCCGCCGCGTTCTCCATCAG GGAGTACGCGGCGAGCATGAGGGGCGGGACGGCGAAGGAGGGGCGGCGTTTCTTGGGAATCGAGGATCTCCCGCCTCTCGGAGCGCCGAGGTGCCGGTGGTGGGCGGACGAGCTCGCCTCCACCGTGGCTGCTGCAGCTGCGGCGGTGGCGTCCTCGAGGAGGGCGCAAGGGAAGGCGAAGCCGCCGAAGAAGCGGTCCATCTCCGACCTCTTCGCCGCGGCGCCCCCTTTGGCCGTGCCCCCCGCCGGTGATACCGGATGCAAAGAGCAAATGGATTTGGACGGCGACGAGGCGCTGTGCGCGATCGCGAGGCGGGCGAAGGAGGAGAAGAAACGAAAGAGAAAGCTGCAAGAAGAGGAGGAGGGGCAGAAGGAGGAGACGGCGGCAGTTGATGCCGCGCCGGAGAGCAGCGGAGGCCGAGAGCCCGAGGGGAATTTCGCTGCAAGAAAG TGCTCTTCAATTCTGCAGGAAGCACTTGAAAATCCAAACCTGTTTGATGGACTGGATACTCACTCATTACAGAAACCTGAGGCTTCACAACATCACAGAGAAGAGAGAGAAAAGATATCTGAGAGAAGGAAGCAGGGGAAGATCAATAATATAACCAAGAAGAAGGCTAACACACAAAAGCACATCGGCAACAGTAAAGCTGACAAAGTGGGGAAACCACGAGATCTAGAAAATTTTATCCCTAGGCATGGCATTCTAAAGTGCACAAAGCACACATCAGTGAAAATGGTCAAGGAGAAACGTGGCAATTCAGAAGGCAAGGAAGTAATAGAACTCTGCCGCAAATCAGTGAAACGTGTCAAATTCTCAGAAGCAGATGCTATACTTGAGCTACCAGAACGACAAAGTCTCTGCAAGATGTTTTCAGATGTTATGGCTTCTtcatcgtcgtcctcgtcatcatcatcatcattcacGTCTACCGAAGGAGACAAATGCGTAACTGCAGAAAGTGGTAGTTCTCATATGCCCATGGAAGCTTCCACTAAGGCGAAAGCAAATAAGAATTCAGATCATGAGGATTCTCCTGACAAAAGCATAACTGCAGAAAGTGGTAGTTCTCATATGCCCATGGAAGCTTCCACTAAGGCGAAAGCAAATAAGAATTCAGATCATGAGGATTCTCCTGACAAAAGCATAACTGCAGAAAGTGGTACTTCTCATATTGCCATGGAAGCTTTCACTAAGACGAAAGAAGTAAATAAGAATTCAGATCATGAGGATTCTCCTGAGGCTGGTAACAGAGAGATGGCCGCTCCTCTCATTGATCTGAATATGGCGTTACCGGAACCTACTGAACTGGACCAAAG GCTGGAAAGCGAACAATCTACTGCTGACTTGGAAAGAATAACGAATTCAAGTTTGGCAGGCACATTATTGCATGGTGAGGCGATAAAAGTTTCTGATGTAGATGCTGCTGGTTCTCCATTGAGCTTAACTGAACTTGCAGAGACTCGTCGTGGTTGCAGTAATGTTTCAGTAAAAGATACTATGACTATGAGTACGTCTCCTTGTGCATTGCCAGATCACACAGTTCCGGATTCATTTCGGCAGCACCAGAGTTGGTTTTCCACAAGCGGCAAATTTTCTTCCTGGCCATCTCATGAATCTAATGTGTCACACAGTAAGGAGTTCAATTTTCGTTCTGAGTTGAACATTCCGCGTGAGAATGGACCTTCCACAGGACCGACAGTTCGTTTGATGGGTAAAGATCTTTCAGTTTGCACGACCAGAGCTGAATCGTTTTCCGAGACTGCGCAGAAGCATACAGGTACTTTTACCAATGACTATCTCAAGGCAAATGTGTTCTTGCCACAACAAGGACGGCCTTTTCTCTCTTTACAAGCTCAGAATTTCCCCAAGGATACAGCAAATTCCACCAGTATAATTCATGCTTCAACATATCATGCAAGCGCAAGTCAGGCACGGACTACACATGATTATGGCCACCCTGTCCCGGCAGCTAATGTACTTTCTGGAGATCAGTTGACATATGAGAACAGGTTTTTTGATTTTTCAAACTCGCAGACCAATCGGCCTTTTCTATTGGGGTGCCCACCTCCTCTCAATCGTGGCAGTACAGCATCCCAACAGAATTCCCCGTCGCGCCGTTATTACTCTGATCCTATCCCTAGGACAGAACCACCCACAGCATCACCTTTGCCTACAACCAGACAGCATGGTACATCATCTTTAGGTTTCCATGCCAATTTGCCTCAGCAACATGTTGTGCATCCAGCAAGCTCGTCAGTTTGTCGTCTTAATTCTGTGGATTTTACATTCAACCATCCAGACCGGGTAGTTCATACACCTTCCAACAGCATAAGAGATGCAACCCTTTCGGCAAGAAATACAGATAACACAGTGGGGAGCGCTGTTCTTGGCAATTTTAATGCTTCACCTAGTGGTCGGTATGTGCAGAAGAGATCAGGGCCAGTGAAGCTCACTCCTGGGGCGAAGCatgtactggtgccaaacgataGCACAGGTGACGGCGATTCTGCGCCTGTGTACTCCTGTGTTTCGTTCGGAAGTAGGAGCACAAATGCTGCAGGTCCTCAGAACAAAGGAGCATGA